In one Streptomyces sp. NBC_01241 genomic region, the following are encoded:
- a CDS encoding Imm21 family immunity protein produces MKASSSTTVGSAESSLTWVESMGGPLIAVPVSVLDKWRGCTESGMVIGDGDVSDDYDRACEVDELAGVIAIDGEGAKGLVLADQPATTCYLQEQQAFVRWLGADSEADLIAAAKAVLTDPTTPWEKCGAWETDGPAVLMDSVTAGAELDVEYPNGGGLPEQAPLPIRAGRWTVRVVHASPNDNTSVGLVQLLPLDADPFG; encoded by the coding sequence ATGAAGGCGTCCTCCTCAACCACAGTCGGTTCAGCCGAATCTTCCCTCACCTGGGTCGAGTCGATGGGCGGCCCCCTGATCGCCGTACCAGTTTCCGTATTGGATAAATGGCGTGGCTGCACGGAGTCGGGGATGGTCATTGGCGACGGGGATGTCTCGGACGACTACGACCGCGCTTGCGAGGTGGACGAACTGGCGGGCGTGATTGCTATCGACGGGGAGGGCGCGAAGGGACTTGTCCTGGCAGACCAACCCGCAACCACCTGCTACCTGCAGGAACAGCAAGCCTTCGTCCGCTGGCTCGGCGCCGACTCCGAGGCCGACCTGATCGCCGCAGCCAAGGCTGTACTCACCGACCCCACCACCCCCTGGGAGAAGTGCGGTGCCTGGGAGACGGATGGCCCGGCGGTGCTCATGGACTCTGTCACCGCCGGAGCTGAATTGGACGTCGAGTACCCAAACGGCGGAGGACTGCCGGAGCAGGCCCCCCTCCCGATACGAGCAGGTCGCTGGACAGTCCGCGTCGTCCACGCTTCCCCGAACGACAACACTTCGGTGGGTCTGGTCCAGCTTCTGCCCCTTGACGCAGACCCATTCGGATAG
- a CDS encoding transcriptional regulator → MPVEGGLSEAGFNELIHHPSRLAVMAFLSGCIEADFALVRDRCELSDSALSKIARTLEEAGYVVVRKGRVSRRARTWLSLTADGGDALAAHLDTLRAIATAARSAAHDADTGHHTA, encoded by the coding sequence ATGCCCGTTGAGGGGGGCCTGTCTGAAGCGGGCTTCAACGAACTCATTCATCACCCCAGCCGGCTGGCCGTCATGGCTTTTCTCTCCGGCTGCATCGAGGCGGACTTCGCGCTCGTCCGCGACCGATGCGAATTGTCCGACTCGGCGCTGAGCAAGATTGCCAGGACACTGGAAGAGGCCGGCTACGTCGTTGTCCGCAAGGGCCGTGTCAGCCGCAGGGCCCGCACCTGGCTCTCCTTGACTGCCGACGGCGGCGATGCACTGGCCGCCCACCTCGACACGCTCCGTGCCATTGCCACGGCAGCCCGCTCCGCCGCGCATGACGCCGACACGGGCCACCACACCGCCTGA
- a CDS encoding IS30 family transposase has protein sequence MPRGGANRMPSSARRRYFELRRKGLKGAAAARQVGVSVSCGSNWFIDAGSMIIPDPPISPRFLTQDDRIAIADGLRAGRSPVVIAAEIGKSVSTVYREIGRGRKENGEYEPWWAHNQALLRRQRPKEEKLRDHGPLRAAVREKLDEKWSPQQIARHLAREHPNNPRMRACPETIYRGLFAGLLGKREGRLRTGRTRRKRQRRGVVSPNKIKNMTLVHDRPATVNDRETPGDWEGDLIIGRAQRSAIGTLVDRTTRFVRLIHLPHGWKAQPMRDALVSQTADLPRALRRTLTWDQGRELVLHEEIEALSGFRIYFCDPHSPWQRGTNENINGLLRQYFPKGTDLTVHSLRNLTAVARQLNERPRMVLGDRTPSEVMQDWGIASQFP, from the coding sequence ATGCCTCGTGGAGGAGCCAATCGCATGCCGTCGTCGGCCAGACGGCGGTACTTCGAGCTGCGGCGCAAGGGCCTGAAGGGGGCAGCGGCCGCCCGCCAAGTGGGCGTATCGGTGAGCTGCGGGTCCAACTGGTTCATCGATGCTGGAAGCATGATCATTCCTGACCCTCCCATCTCGCCACGCTTCCTGACCCAGGACGACCGGATCGCCATCGCCGACGGTCTGCGCGCCGGGCGGAGCCCGGTCGTCATCGCCGCCGAGATCGGCAAGAGCGTTTCGACGGTCTACCGGGAGATTGGACGCGGCCGGAAGGAGAACGGGGAGTACGAACCCTGGTGGGCACACAACCAGGCGCTCCTGCGTCGCCAACGCCCCAAAGAAGAGAAACTCCGCGACCACGGACCCCTGCGCGCGGCAGTGCGCGAGAAGCTCGACGAGAAGTGGTCCCCGCAGCAGATTGCTCGACACCTCGCACGCGAGCACCCGAACAACCCTCGCATGCGGGCCTGTCCGGAGACGATCTACCGTGGCCTGTTCGCTGGCCTTCTGGGCAAGCGTGAGGGCCGACTGCGCACCGGACGCACCCGCCGCAAGCGGCAACGCCGTGGCGTCGTCTCACCCAACAAGATCAAGAACATGACGCTCGTCCATGACCGACCCGCCACGGTCAACGATCGTGAAACGCCCGGCGATTGGGAGGGAGACCTCATCATCGGACGCGCTCAGCGGTCCGCTATAGGCACCCTCGTCGACCGCACGACCCGCTTCGTTCGCCTGATCCACCTGCCGCACGGCTGGAAGGCCCAGCCGATGCGCGACGCCCTGGTCTCGCAGACCGCCGATCTGCCACGAGCGTTGCGGCGGACCCTGACCTGGGACCAGGGGCGCGAGCTCGTCCTCCATGAAGAGATAGAGGCCCTCTCCGGCTTCCGGATCTATTTCTGCGATCCTCATTCTCCCTGGCAGCGCGGCACCAACGAGAACATCAACGGGCTGCTGCGGCAGTACTTCCCCAAGGGCACCGACCTTACGGTCCACTCCCTGCGCAACCTGACGGCCGTGGCCCGTCAGCTCAACGAGCGCCCCCGAATGGTCCTGGGAGACCGTACTCCGTCCGAGGTCATGCAAGACTGGGGCATAGCATCACAGTTTCCGTGA
- a CDS encoding MerR family transcriptional regulator: MGLLTIGTFAKASRLSPKALRLYDELGLLTPARVDPVSGYRLYTPEQLDHARLVAWLRRLGMPLARIQHVCTLESAAAAQEIRAFWAQVEADTAARRDLASFLIDHLSWKDPAMSPITKPLGIRYAALSDTGLVRESNQDTAYAGSRLLAVADGFGSGGAPASAAAVDALKHLETDSIPAGNLLNVLENAIEQAKQAVNGVAGSGSSSEGAGTTLTAMLWTGSQLALVHIGDSRVHLLRDGELFQITHDHTLVQSMVDEGRLTPGEAASHPQRSLLIRALGQGADVIPDMRLHDAQQGDRYLLCSDGLSTVVPTEEIRRVLSDVREPERAVRELIALANGSGGPDNISCVVADVVELQQ; this comes from the coding sequence ATGGGGTTGCTGACCATCGGGACGTTCGCGAAGGCGTCCCGCCTGTCACCGAAGGCGCTGCGTCTTTACGACGAGCTCGGACTGCTGACCCCCGCTCGCGTCGACCCGGTGAGCGGCTATCGCCTCTACACACCGGAACAACTGGACCACGCCCGGCTGGTCGCCTGGCTCAGGCGCCTAGGGATGCCCCTGGCCCGCATCCAGCACGTCTGCACGCTGGAGTCAGCCGCGGCGGCACAGGAGATCCGCGCGTTCTGGGCCCAGGTCGAGGCCGACACCGCCGCGCGGCGGGACCTCGCTTCCTTCCTCATCGACCATCTTTCCTGGAAGGACCCCGCTATGTCTCCGATCACCAAACCCCTGGGAATCCGTTACGCCGCCCTTTCCGACACGGGCCTGGTCCGCGAGAGCAACCAGGACACCGCCTACGCCGGGTCACGCCTGCTCGCCGTCGCCGACGGCTTCGGCAGCGGAGGAGCCCCCGCGAGCGCTGCCGCCGTCGACGCCCTCAAGCATCTCGAAACGGACAGCATCCCGGCGGGCAATCTCCTCAACGTCCTCGAAAACGCCATCGAGCAGGCCAAGCAGGCCGTCAACGGCGTCGCCGGATCCGGCTCGTCATCCGAAGGGGCCGGCACCACACTCACTGCGATGCTCTGGACCGGATCGCAACTGGCCCTCGTCCACATCGGCGACTCCCGCGTCCACCTCCTGCGCGACGGAGAGCTGTTCCAGATCACGCACGACCACACCTTGGTGCAGTCGATGGTCGACGAAGGACGCCTCACCCCGGGGGAAGCCGCCTCTCATCCCCAGCGGTCGCTGTTGATACGAGCCCTGGGTCAAGGAGCCGATGTCATCCCCGACATGCGCCTTCACGACGCGCAGCAGGGAGACCGATACCTGCTCTGCTCCGACGGCCTGTCGACCGTCGTGCCGACCGAAGAAATCCGACGGGTGCTCTCCGATGTCAGGGAGCCTGAGCGGGCCGTCCGCGAACTCATCGCCCTCGCCAACGGCTCCGGCGGCCCCGACAACATCAGCTGCGTGGTCGCCGACGTCGTGGAGCTCCAGCAGTAG
- a CDS encoding ATP-binding protein, translating to MIVWLNGTHGAGKTTTSAFVQQLIPDSRVFDAEKVGETLMDIKPGLPWTGNFQDWPPWRPLVVETARRVLDYTGGTLVMPMTVLVEQYWREISSGLAEHAIPVRHFVLHADQDTLRARIAGDTVLGPNSPFRLQYLEPYAEAARTWLHGEAEVVDTTHLTPAQAALQIAEAVKS from the coding sequence ATGATCGTATGGCTAAACGGCACTCACGGCGCGGGCAAGACGACGACCAGTGCGTTCGTGCAGCAGCTGATCCCAGATTCACGGGTGTTCGACGCCGAGAAGGTCGGTGAGACACTCATGGACATCAAGCCGGGGCTGCCCTGGACGGGCAACTTCCAGGACTGGCCGCCGTGGCGGCCGCTCGTGGTCGAGACCGCCCGCCGCGTACTCGACTACACCGGCGGCACCCTGGTGATGCCCATGACCGTCCTGGTCGAGCAGTACTGGCGCGAGATCAGCTCGGGCCTTGCCGAGCATGCCATTCCAGTCCGGCACTTCGTCCTCCATGCCGACCAGGACACCCTCCGCGCGCGCATCGCGGGCGACACTGTTCTTGGCCCCAACTCCCCCTTCCGTCTCCAATACCTTGAGCCCTACGCCGAGGCGGCACGCACATGGCTGCACGGCGAGGCCGAGGTCGTCGACACCACGCACCTCACGCCCGCCCAGGCCGCCCTGCAGATCGCGGAGGCCGTCAAGAGTTGA
- a CDS encoding DIP1984 family protein → MKLAEALAERAEATRRVEQLRARVVSSARYQEGETPAEDAAQLLAEAGEVLDALETLIRRINRTNANVEMGPDGTLTDALARRDVLRLRHSVVTAAADAAAGKGERGYGRQLRSELMMLSALPVAELRGQADALAREIREVDVRIQRTNWEVDLLD, encoded by the coding sequence GTGAAGCTTGCTGAGGCACTGGCAGAACGTGCGGAGGCGACGCGCCGTGTAGAACAACTGCGAGCGCGTGTCGTCAGCAGTGCGCGGTACCAGGAAGGGGAGACACCCGCCGAGGATGCAGCTCAGCTGTTGGCTGAGGCCGGTGAGGTGCTGGACGCTCTGGAAACGTTGATCCGGCGGATCAACCGCACCAATGCCAACGTGGAGATGGGTCCGGACGGCACGCTCACCGATGCCCTCGCACGCCGGGATGTCCTGCGGTTGCGTCACTCTGTGGTCACCGCGGCGGCGGACGCGGCGGCGGGTAAGGGCGAGCGGGGATACGGCCGGCAGCTTCGGTCCGAGCTGATGATGCTTTCCGCGCTTCCGGTCGCAGAACTACGCGGTCAGGCGGATGCGCTCGCCCGGGAGATCCGCGAGGTCGATGTGCGGATCCAGCGTACGAACTGGGAGGTCGATCTGCTGGACTGA
- a CDS encoding TnsA-like heteromeric transposase endonuclease subunit: protein MTDLQGIAAPYAGDSASYSAGPVWSHRCTWEDLLIPVSVDAGRAGLDVSDGWVDRWTATWKYAGDDVTGPVRHLGQAPVTGRAPMRGFTWRRDQRHRPGLEPLLATGRLHGFESLEEDQLLVALDFAGDLVEVLSQPLCIRFRTQEKWRKHTPDFFAVTKAGVWLIDVRPRKLIEPEDFESFAAAAEVALICGWHYVVAAEWRPHVKSTLSAMYARRRPLLDVLGVQPGLLAHAQAGLPFGELALTETYWPVARAHLLHLLWHRRLGVDLSQPLTDSSRVVLAGGAS, encoded by the coding sequence ATGACTGATCTGCAAGGCATCGCCGCCCCGTACGCCGGGGATAGTGCGTCGTACAGCGCCGGGCCGGTGTGGTCCCACCGGTGTACGTGGGAGGACCTGCTCATACCGGTCTCGGTGGACGCCGGTCGGGCTGGCCTGGATGTGTCGGACGGCTGGGTGGACCGGTGGACGGCGACGTGGAAGTACGCCGGGGACGACGTGACGGGGCCGGTGCGGCATCTGGGGCAGGCGCCGGTGACGGGCCGTGCGCCGATGCGGGGGTTCACCTGGCGGCGCGACCAGCGGCACCGGCCCGGTCTGGAGCCGCTGCTGGCGACGGGGCGCCTTCACGGGTTTGAGAGCCTGGAGGAGGACCAGCTGCTGGTGGCCCTGGACTTTGCTGGTGATCTGGTCGAGGTGCTGTCGCAGCCGTTGTGCATCCGGTTCCGTACGCAGGAGAAGTGGCGCAAGCACACGCCGGACTTCTTCGCGGTCACGAAGGCGGGGGTCTGGCTGATCGACGTGCGGCCCAGGAAGCTCATCGAGCCGGAAGATTTTGAGAGCTTCGCTGCGGCTGCCGAGGTGGCGTTGATCTGTGGGTGGCACTACGTGGTGGCGGCCGAGTGGCGTCCTCATGTGAAGTCCACGCTCAGCGCGATGTATGCACGTCGCCGGCCGCTCCTTGACGTGCTCGGTGTCCAGCCTGGCCTGCTTGCCCATGCCCAAGCGGGACTGCCGTTCGGGGAGTTGGCCCTGACGGAGACGTACTGGCCGGTGGCCCGCGCTCACCTGCTGCACCTGTTGTGGCACCGCCGCCTCGGTGTCGATCTCTCTCAGCCGCTGACGGACAGCTCACGAGTGGTGCTGGCGGGAGGTGCTTCGTGA
- a CDS encoding transposase — protein sequence MSDVKPEKRPQVEQRFEHLMEVKCGYRSGDPMRPAPGEPRPEYDPDRTTLTARRAAKAAELAALRPQEAKLLLGVAHVGVRTLERWERRRRKYGMVGCADHRWLRESGGHPSVGEGVREAILAVREETRHHRSRVSGRTRENVIHRYLRETFPEEEIEIPSYHTLLRIWKEWFGPGGARPRYDRSAELPTKNGHVVVTRPGQVVALDTTILPVMVRENVFGDPVTVHLTLALDVYTHSICAFRLTLVSDSSVDVAMVLRDVMLPLPMRSEWDDEMEWPYPGLPAAVVAEFAGHKVAALPFFTPETVTSDHGSVYRNHHLVDVQEAMGCRILPARVLRPTDKQAVERVFGSARSLLFEKLAGYTGIDVADRGADPEGDAVLTLSEMEHLVATWVVKVWQNRRLGEFAPCWDPGGDHSPNSLFAASFAQEGFAMDIPSPETYYRFLPEHHVKRIYRRGVKIKGLWYDAEILRDPDRHSTRGGRYKQQWVIHREPRDRRVVFFQDPESHEWHTLRWTGLPSEDDVPAFGDARVEELLTRVRQAGLKPRSDTDLLPVLLEMIGAVDPVEGWPSQMTKSQRIQHAREITQARAAAADRPQVPKQPGEEAHVAAVGTPASPSRGASIASCPTTSPMRPRVAGNSFRLLSTSWTCVPSPR from the coding sequence GTGAGTGACGTCAAACCGGAGAAACGCCCGCAGGTGGAACAGCGTTTCGAGCACCTCATGGAGGTGAAGTGCGGCTACCGCAGCGGCGATCCGATGCGGCCCGCGCCGGGTGAACCGCGACCCGAGTACGACCCGGACCGCACGACGCTGACCGCGCGCCGGGCGGCGAAGGCCGCTGAACTGGCGGCCCTGCGCCCCCAGGAGGCCAAGCTGCTGCTGGGCGTTGCTCACGTCGGGGTGCGCACGCTGGAGCGGTGGGAACGCCGGCGCAGGAAGTACGGGATGGTCGGCTGCGCCGATCACCGCTGGCTGCGGGAGAGCGGGGGCCATCCGAGCGTCGGTGAGGGGGTCCGTGAGGCGATCCTGGCGGTCAGGGAGGAGACGCGCCACCACCGCTCCAGGGTGAGTGGACGCACCCGGGAGAACGTGATCCACCGCTACCTCCGGGAGACTTTCCCGGAGGAGGAGATCGAGATCCCGAGTTACCACACACTGCTTCGGATCTGGAAGGAGTGGTTCGGGCCGGGCGGGGCCCGGCCGCGCTACGACCGGTCGGCCGAACTGCCCACCAAGAACGGGCATGTGGTGGTGACCCGGCCCGGACAGGTCGTCGCCCTGGACACCACGATTTTGCCGGTGATGGTCCGCGAGAACGTCTTCGGCGACCCGGTGACCGTTCACCTGACCCTGGCCTTGGATGTCTATACCCATTCGATCTGTGCATTCCGGCTCACGCTCGTGTCCGACTCCTCGGTGGACGTGGCGATGGTGTTGCGGGACGTCATGCTGCCGCTGCCGATGCGGTCGGAATGGGACGACGAGATGGAGTGGCCCTATCCGGGCCTGCCGGCCGCAGTGGTCGCGGAGTTCGCCGGGCACAAAGTGGCTGCCCTGCCGTTCTTCACCCCGGAGACGGTCACCTCCGACCACGGCTCCGTCTATCGCAACCACCATCTCGTGGATGTCCAGGAGGCGATGGGCTGCCGAATTCTGCCGGCCCGCGTCTTGCGCCCTACTGACAAGCAGGCGGTGGAACGTGTGTTCGGCAGTGCTCGTTCGCTGCTGTTCGAGAAGCTGGCCGGTTACACGGGGATCGACGTTGCCGATCGCGGCGCCGACCCGGAGGGCGACGCGGTGCTGACCTTGAGCGAGATGGAGCACTTGGTTGCGACCTGGGTCGTGAAGGTGTGGCAGAACCGCAGGCTGGGGGAGTTCGCACCCTGCTGGGACCCGGGCGGCGACCACAGCCCCAACAGCCTGTTCGCGGCCTCCTTCGCTCAGGAGGGCTTCGCGATGGACATTCCGTCGCCGGAGACGTACTACCGCTTCCTGCCCGAGCACCACGTGAAGCGCATCTACCGGCGGGGCGTGAAGATCAAGGGACTTTGGTACGACGCCGAGATCCTGCGCGACCCCGACCGGCACTCCACGCGGGGCGGCCGGTACAAGCAGCAGTGGGTCATCCACCGCGAACCCCGTGACCGGCGCGTGGTGTTCTTCCAAGATCCCGAATCGCACGAGTGGCACACCCTGCGCTGGACGGGCCTGCCGTCCGAAGACGACGTTCCCGCCTTCGGTGACGCCCGCGTGGAAGAGCTCCTGACACGGGTGCGCCAGGCCGGTCTGAAGCCGCGCTCTGATACCGATCTCCTCCCAGTCCTCCTGGAGATGATCGGAGCCGTCGATCCCGTTGAGGGCTGGCCGTCGCAGATGACCAAGTCCCAGCGGATCCAGCACGCTCGGGAGATCACACAGGCTCGGGCAGCGGCCGCTGATCGTCCGCAGGTTCCGAAGCAGCCGGGCGAGGAAGCACACGTGGCGGCCGTTGGTACGCCAGCCTCGCCCTCCAGAGGCGCATCGATTGCCAGCTGTCCGACAACGAGCCCGATGAGACCGCGAGTTGCGGGGAACTCGTTCCGGTTGCTCAGTACTTCATGGACCTGCGTGCCGTCACCGCGCTGA
- a CDS encoding TniQ family protein, with translation MNHKRPLPRSLDPLADETLTGFVLRLAHRLGTTPGEIAVRTGLAPQGRPGLPTRLPLGFLHHLSGGHLTDFAHTTHLTPGEVEGLLLAPLGKRYGPLNSALTPRSTPGRMIYDNPWILTRSTRYCPLCLAGDGDSIQALHGGAWKRIWRLPVAFLCLRHRRLLQRECPGCKTPAQSVRTASAIARLTDDTLHPTQCRFTPRPVPLQQPETACAADLTRPDPHPAPDTATMSVLLRVQQQLMDLLTASGPPTAMSAGSPVPVAHYFADLRATVAMIFRTWPAASEYASTPRLTAALDAEYTSRVAQAEPLINTSGKKKTSKPYAAPPMDSLATGAVLDIASQLLQAPDPHEARQRLAPLVQHLRDADRALSTYLRRPAWISQPLRAAVKDNWPAGEELAA, from the coding sequence GTGAACCACAAGCGGCCGCTGCCCCGCAGCCTTGATCCCCTGGCCGACGAGACCCTCACCGGATTCGTCCTGCGACTCGCCCACCGACTGGGCACGACACCCGGCGAGATCGCCGTCCGCACTGGCCTGGCACCTCAAGGCCGACCGGGCCTGCCCACCCGTCTGCCTCTCGGCTTCCTGCACCACCTCAGCGGGGGACACCTCACCGACTTCGCGCACACGACCCACCTCACTCCTGGCGAAGTCGAAGGATTGCTCCTCGCCCCGCTCGGGAAGCGATACGGACCGTTGAACTCCGCGCTTACCCCACGGAGCACACCAGGGCGGATGATCTACGACAACCCATGGATCCTGACCCGCTCCACCCGCTACTGCCCGCTCTGCCTCGCAGGCGACGGAGACTCTATTCAGGCACTTCACGGCGGTGCCTGGAAGCGGATCTGGCGCCTCCCCGTGGCGTTTCTCTGCCTGCGGCATCGACGCCTCCTTCAGCGCGAATGCCCCGGATGCAAAACGCCCGCCCAGTCCGTCCGAACGGCAAGCGCCATCGCGCGCCTGACCGACGACACACTCCACCCAACACAGTGCCGCTTCACCCCGCGACCGGTACCACTGCAACAGCCCGAAACAGCCTGCGCAGCCGACCTCACCCGGCCTGATCCACACCCCGCCCCCGACACAGCCACCATGAGCGTGCTCCTACGAGTCCAGCAGCAGCTCATGGACCTGCTCACCGCAAGCGGCCCCCCAACAGCGATGAGCGCCGGCTCACCGGTCCCCGTCGCCCACTACTTCGCCGACCTGCGAGCCACAGTCGCCATGATCTTCCGGACCTGGCCCGCGGCCAGCGAGTACGCCAGCACGCCCCGCTTGACCGCTGCCCTCGACGCGGAGTACACCTCTCGCGTCGCGCAGGCCGAGCCCCTGATCAACACCTCGGGCAAGAAGAAGACCTCTAAGCCCTACGCCGCGCCGCCCATGGACTCCCTGGCCACCGGCGCCGTCCTGGACATCGCCTCCCAGCTCCTTCAAGCCCCCGACCCACACGAAGCGCGACAGCGTCTGGCCCCGCTCGTCCAGCACCTTCGCGACGCCGACCGCGCGCTCAGCACCTACCTGCGACGCCCCGCATGGATCTCGCAGCCCTTGCGGGCCGCCGTCAAGGACAACTGGCCCGCCGGAGAGGAACTCGCCGCATGA
- a CDS encoding nucleotidyltransferase family protein → MFGRLPLVEQLDGLRSVLSRNEVLTDVMTRAATLELPGWYVTAGCLFQTVWNVVTGRPPTSGIKDYDIFYFDDTDLSWEAEDAVIKAGQEVFAGLPAEVEIRNEARVHLWYEQKFGVPCPPHDSTEAAIDSFAATTFCLGVRLELDGEWRVYAPHGLSDVFNLVVRPNPVLAPREVYEAKAVRWKDEWPELTVMPWPS, encoded by the coding sequence ATGTTTGGTCGACTCCCTCTCGTTGAGCAGCTCGATGGCTTGCGGTCCGTGCTCTCCCGGAACGAGGTCCTGACCGACGTGATGACCAGGGCGGCGACGTTGGAGCTGCCCGGCTGGTATGTGACGGCGGGGTGCCTGTTCCAGACGGTGTGGAACGTGGTCACCGGCAGGCCCCCGACCAGCGGCATCAAGGACTACGACATCTTCTACTTCGACGACACCGATCTGTCCTGGGAGGCGGAGGATGCCGTGATCAAGGCGGGGCAGGAGGTGTTCGCCGGTCTGCCGGCCGAGGTGGAGATCCGTAATGAGGCCCGTGTCCATCTCTGGTACGAGCAGAAATTCGGCGTGCCCTGTCCCCCGCACGACTCCACCGAGGCTGCGATCGATTCGTTCGCCGCGACGACGTTCTGTCTGGGGGTGCGGCTGGAGCTCGACGGTGAGTGGCGCGTCTATGCGCCCCACGGGCTGTCCGACGTGTTCAACCTCGTGGTCCGGCCCAACCCGGTGCTTGCCCCGCGGGAGGTCTATGAGGCCAAGGCGGTGCGCTGGAAGGACGAGTGGCCGGAGCTCACTGTGATGCCGTGGCCGAGCTGA
- a CDS encoding NUDIX hydrolase, which yields MDELVERVDGQDRVLGVVSRREAIRKGWLHRVAVTVCRDDRGRILVHRRSEQVSRFPGLYEVGVGGAANVGESYKQAAARELAEELGIRALPRLLFTFINRSGLSPHWLGVHEAVVPDAVVPDPDEVAWHGWLTEPELRSALLEWRFTPDSHEAFSRYLAFRTSQS from the coding sequence ATGGATGAATTGGTGGAGCGTGTCGACGGTCAAGATCGCGTGCTGGGGGTGGTCAGCCGTCGGGAGGCCATCCGGAAGGGTTGGCTGCATCGGGTCGCCGTGACGGTGTGTCGTGATGATCGTGGCCGGATCCTCGTCCACCGGCGGTCGGAGCAGGTATCGCGCTTCCCCGGGCTCTATGAGGTCGGGGTCGGTGGCGCCGCAAATGTCGGCGAGTCCTATAAACAGGCCGCCGCGCGGGAGCTGGCCGAAGAGCTGGGCATTCGTGCGCTGCCGCGCCTGCTGTTCACGTTCATCAACCGCAGCGGCTTGAGCCCTCACTGGCTCGGCGTGCACGAAGCCGTGGTGCCGGATGCCGTGGTCCCCGATCCCGATGAGGTCGCCTGGCATGGCTGGCTGACCGAGCCGGAGCTGCGGTCGGCTTTGCTGGAGTGGCGCTTCACCCCCGACAGCCACGAAGCCTTCAGCCGGTATCTCGCGTTCCGGACCTCGCAGTCCTGA
- a CDS encoding helix-turn-helix domain-containing protein, producing MASLNVGNLGEYLREQRRNAQLSLRQLADAAGVSNPYLSQIERGLRKPSAEVLQQVAKALRISAETLYVRAGILDEREREELETRAVILADPSINERQKSVLLQIYESFRKENGFEPGPESGVGAGSETGGGSGAGAGADGPHRAGGSDADAASKP from the coding sequence ATGGCATCACTCAACGTCGGCAATCTCGGTGAATACCTGCGCGAGCAGCGGCGCAACGCGCAGCTGTCGCTGCGGCAGCTCGCCGATGCCGCGGGGGTGTCCAATCCCTACCTCAGCCAGATCGAGCGCGGGCTGCGCAAGCCGAGCGCCGAGGTGTTGCAGCAGGTCGCCAAGGCGCTGCGGATCTCCGCCGAAACCCTCTACGTGCGGGCCGGGATTCTGGATGAGCGGGAGCGGGAGGAGCTGGAGACGCGGGCGGTGATTCTGGCCGACCCGTCCATAAACGAGCGGCAGAAGAGCGTTCTGCTGCAGATCTACGAGTCCTTTCGCAAGGAGAACGGGTTCGAGCCCGGACCGGAATCCGGCGTCGGAGCCGGATCGGAGACCGGCGGCGGGTCCGGAGCGGGTGCTGGTGCCGACGGCCCCCACAGGGCCGGCGGCAGCGATGCCGACGCGGCTTCCAAGCCTTGA
- a CDS encoding DUF2516 family protein gives MLLTGFSTLVWLLYMGMLVLAVVALIMAATAREDAYRAADKQKKSFWLIILGITVAVNLFVPMLFLQLAGAVASIVFLVDVRPALQAVSGGGRRGGSSSDGPYGPYNGGR, from the coding sequence ATGTTGCTCACAGGATTCAGCACACTCGTCTGGCTGCTCTACATGGGCATGCTCGTCCTGGCCGTGGTCGCGCTGATCATGGCTGCCACGGCCCGTGAGGACGCCTACCGGGCCGCGGACAAGCAGAAGAAGTCCTTCTGGCTGATCATCCTCGGCATCACCGTAGCCGTGAATCTCTTCGTCCCGATGCTGTTCCTGCAGCTTGCCGGAGCCGTCGCGTCCATCGTCTTCCTGGTGGACGTGCGACCCGCGTTGCAGGCGGTCTCGGGCGGTGGCCGGCGCGGTGGCTCCAGCAGCGACGGGCCGTACGGTCCCTACAACGGCGGGCGTTGA